Proteins co-encoded in one Oncorhynchus masou masou isolate Uvic2021 chromosome 22, UVic_Omas_1.1, whole genome shotgun sequence genomic window:
- the ric3b gene encoding protein RIC-3b, which produces MSMSTFQKVTLVSCLVLCVALLLPKMLLGGGKGAQTEGSGRFPPMVHRQMAPDSQGQRAAGSTRAHNTEAIARAKGGGGTGVGTGGKSNLAGQIIPIYGFAILLYILYILFKITSKGKCAVPTEPRFPSVRAENRKRKITDFELTQLQDKLRETEMVMERIVSKASYSPERVTGVSADQEERLLLQLREITRVMQEGRLVEGVAPAEMGAQHWEGFPEDPHPCWEEPFCGYDHTQATSTEEQPERTDECGAYHEKGGAYQEKGGSDQEEGVANEEIGVDQEEVRADQKDFGLNQEESVVDQEVVGVDQDEGRADQKDVGLNQEESVVDQVVVGVDQEEGRADQKDIGLNQEESVVDQEVVGVDQEEGRSDQKEGGLDQEESVVDQEVVRVDQEVVRVDQEEGRADQEEGAAEDDVGVAKAGADLNTDEEGGADLATGNEECGAKRDVGGTEVEKAEMDREEGWANDKLGLADEDRGGAEEELEFTLKMPTMLEREEKDGVNLSTEMSTSRSRVRRKRNKKQKK; this is translated from the exons ATGTCGATGTCAACATTTCAAAAGGTTACGCTCGTGTCTTGTCTCGTGCTCTGCGTTGCTCTTCTGCTTCCGAAAATGCTGCTCGGCGGAGGGAAGGGTGCACAGACCGAGG GTTCAGGACGGTTTCCTCCCATGGTGCACCGGCAGATGGCCCCGGACAGTCAGGGCCAGAGGGCTGCTGGGTCCACCAGGGCACACAACACCGAGGCTATCGCCAGGGCTAAGGGGGGTGGGGGCACAGGGGTAGGGACCGGGGGCAAGTCCAACCTGGCAGGGCAGATCATCCCCATCTACGGCTTTGCGATCCTTCTTtacatcctctacatcctgtTTAAG ATAACCTCAAAGGGGAAGTGTGCTGTACCTACTGAACCCAGATTTCCCTCAGTGAGAGCAGAGAACCGGAAGAGAAAGATCA cgGACTTTGAGCTGACTCAGCTGCAGGATAagctgagggagacagagatggtgatGGAGAGGATTGTGTCCAAAGCCAGCTACAGTCCTGAAAG GGTGACAGGGGTGAGTGCCGACCAGGAGGAGAGACTGCTTCTCCAGCTGAGAGAGATCACGCGGGTGATGCAGGAGGGCCGCCTGGTGGAGGGGGTTGCCCCCGCAGAGATGGGGGCACAACACTGGGAAG GTTTCCCAGAGGATCCCCATCCATGCTGGGAAGAGCCCTTCTGTGGATACGACCATACCCAGGCGACCAGCACCGAAGAGCAGCCAGAGAGGACCGACGAGTGTGGGGCTTACCATGAGAAGGGTGGGGCTTACCAGGAGAAGGGTGGGTCTGACCAGGAAGAGGGTGTGGCAAACGAGGAGATTGGGGTTGACCAGGAAGAGGTCAGGGCTGACCAGAAAGACTTTGGGCTTAACCAGGAAGAGAGCGTAGTTGACCAAGAGGTGGTTGGGGTTGACCAGGATGAGGGCAGGGCTGACCAGAAAGACGTTGGGCTTAACCAGGAAGAGAGCGTAGTTGACCAGGTGGTGGTTGGGGTTGACCAGGAAGAGGGCAGGGCTGACCAAAAAGACATTGGGCTTAACCAGGAAGAGAGTGTAGTTGACCAGGAGGTGGTTGGCGTTGACCAGGAAGAGGGCAGGTCTGACCAGAAAGAAGGTGGGCTTGACCAAGAAGAGAGCGTAGTTGACCAGGAGGTGGTTAGGGTTGACCAGGAGGTGGTTAGGGTTGACCAAGAAGAGGGCAGGGCTGACCAGGAGGAGGGTGCAGCTGAGGATGATGTAGGTGTAGCTAAGGCAGGGGCTGATTTGAATACTGATGAGGAGGGAGGTGCTGATTTGGCCACTGGGAATGAGGAATGTGGGGCTAAGCGTGATGTGGGTGGGACTGAGGTGGAGAAAGCAGAAATGGACAGGGAGGAGGGTTGGGCCAATGACAAGCTGGGTCTGGCTGATGAAGACAGGGGTGGTGCAGAGGAGGAGCTTGAGTTTACACTGAAGATGCCCACCATGTTGGAGCGAGAGGAAAAGGACGGTGTTAACCTGTCAACTGAGATGTCAACTAGCCGTTCTCGTGTTAGAAGGAAAAGGAACAAGAAGCAGAAGAAATGA